A window of Aricia agestis chromosome 3, ilAriAges1.1, whole genome shotgun sequence contains these coding sequences:
- the LOC121725667 gene encoding syndetin, translating into MLPSNIENRNAPPGINSRSMTAAQSAADLEVLREIEHVYFSPPAEFDAARYALEHAPSPPNCEAIERMFTKLKRQQQVVSGKALHLISQQRDNCDREFAEIQNIRSQLADTLQTCRRARERLHAASNHLTISTFVILANVRKRQIIKSVLKSLDLLRSLRSVEKDAADLLNKKEYYEAIELILKSRRAAAVHKEYTCIADLAARLQDTLDMTEEKLDSVLAGVCYEFDERVFQKLKKAYDLLGKTQAAMEQLHMHYCSAVNESAVEAVRPFVDDASEMKFAEMCRAVHASKAPTCLLSLCEKLFLVMRSYYLLVDWHSKNDDRPPSSSDVLEIERNVSREYIRQKLKAGLIRIWHDVQAKVSMFLKSSGLEEYPFEKFIQMLGILRKLTQIAEVFCGDTSDLLHDFIKTQSVSYIKNYHRGRMEELKLFLENEGWEQCPVRSDFNVLSLQEFKQFRKYLNPATSDSAIAGPRGTQSDATSSVPSQDDSEYMLRYFAPNSTRTPFDIFRNENITNDDIFGLEPESDASDYSDDEPDELRRDFVDEADHGDYSDVADRPPASPSRVRDSVIVTNTTLSVLRNCGQYLQIGRYLPQISLEVIMLMNQLFDYYFYTVHSFFTSDLPVSSSTLYSTKLNATLKRITTSIGSADRASSVEFPNVPQHLDLVSEENLHGLSERIVAVESVVFLAKQFELLHPYLEHVVDQPQRMILDHFKESTLAAATDLRAPVYMCSASRAVEASSTLVAMAQVRWNVKEVAVEHSPYVDTVVRKIQVFALRLENVAARVSLNVQVINSVWSMVAKFIVHLLVEGFSNATKCSNGGRSLMQLDYRQLFVKLEKISRLKPVPYQDYVDRYVKAYYLPRNELEEFVKTHTEYSNKHLKALVTCACENKRDRQALIAIIENKEVS; encoded by the exons ATGCTACCATCCAACATCGAGAATCGGAATGCTCCGCCGGGCATCAACTCACGGTCCATGACTGCCGCACAGTCCGCAGCCGACCTTGAG GTACTTCGTGAAATAGAACACGTGTATTTCTCCCCGCCGGCGGAGTTCGACGCGGCGAGGTACGCGCTGGAGCACGCGCCGTCGCCGCCCAACTGCGAGGCGATAGAGCGAATGTTTACCAAACTTAAACGTCAACAGCAG GTCGTGTCAGGTAAAGCTCTCCATCTCATATCCCAGCAGCGAGACAACTGCGACCGAGAGTTCGCCGAGATACAGAACATCAGGTCCCAGCTGGCCGACACCTTGCAGACCTGCAGAAGAGCGAGGGAGCGGCTGCACGCCGCCTCCAATCATCTCACAATTTCCACCTTTGTCATCCTAGCTAACGTCCGGAAGAGACAAATCATAAAATCCGTACTTAAATCCTTGGATCTTTTGAGAAGCCTCCGGAGTGTCGAAAAGGATGCAGCGGATCTGTTAAATAAAAAGGAGTACTATGAGGCTATAGAATTAATATTGAAAAGTAGGAGAGCCGCCGCCGTGCACAAGGAGTACACGTGTATCGCGGACCTCGCGGCGCGTCTGCAAGACACCCTGGACATGACCGAAGAAAAGCTGGACTCCGTCTTGGCCGGCGTCTGCTACGAATTCGACGAGCGCGTCtttcaaaaattgaaaaaagctTACGACCTCCTCGGCAAGACGCAGGCGGCGATGGAGCAGCTGCACATGCACTACTGCTCCGCCGTCAACGAGTCGGCGGTGGAAGCCGTCCGACCCTTCGTCGACGACGCCTCGGAGATGAAATTCGCCGAGATGTGCCGGGCTGTCCACGCGTCGAAGGCTCCGACGTGCCTGTTGAGCCTCTGCGAGAAGTTGTTTCTGGTTATGCGAAGCTACTACCTCCTGGTCGATTGGCATTCGAAAAACGACGACCGCCCGCCGAGCTCCAGCGATGTCCTCGAGATAGAGAGGAACGTCAGCAGGGAGTACATCAGACAGAAGTTGAAGGCCGGCCTCATTCGGATATGGCACGATGTGCAGGCGAAAGTGTCCATGTTCCTGAAGAGTTCGGGCCTGGAGGAGTACCCGTTCGAGAAGTTCATCCAGATGCTAGGTATTTTAAGAAAATTGACGCAGATCGCGGAAGTCTTCTGCGGCGACACGTCGGATCTGCTGCACGATTTTATAAAGACGCAGAGCGTATCTTACATCAAAAACTACCATAGAGGTAGAATGGAGGAGCTGAAGTTATTTTTGGAGAACGAGGGCTGGGAGCAGTGCCCCGTCAGGTCCGACTTTAACGTCCTCAGCCTGCAGGAATTCAAGCAATTCAGGAAGTATCTCAACCCCGCGACGTCGGACTCGGCAATCGCCGGCCCCAGGGGGACCCAGTCCGACGCGACGTCGTCGGTCCCGTCGCAGGACGACAGCGAGTACATGCTCAGGTACTTCGCGCCGAACTCCACCCGGACCCCGTTCGACATCTTCAGGAACGAAAATATAACGAACGACGACATATTCGGCCTGGAGCCGGAGTCGGACGCGAGCGACTACTCCGACGACGAGCCCGATGAGCTGAGGCGGGACTTCGTCGACGAGGCGGACCACGGCGACTACTCCGACGTCGCTGACCGCCCGCCCGCCAGCCCCTCCAGGGTGCGGGACAGCGTCATCGTCACCAACACAACGCTGTCCGTGCTCCGGAACTGCGGCCAGTACCTGCAGATCGGTCGCTACCTGCCACAGATATCCTTGGAGGTGATAATGCTCATGAATCAGCTCTTCGACTACTACTTCTACACCGTTCATTCTTTCTTTACGTCGGACTTGCCGGTTTCCTCCTCGACGTTGTACAGCACAAAACTCAACGCGACGCTGAAGAGAATAACAACCAGCATCGGCAGCGCGGACCGGGCCTCGAGCGTCGAGTTTCCGAACGTGCCGCAGCACCTGGACCTCGTGTCCGAGGAGAATCTGCACGGCCTCAGCGAGCGAATCGTGGCCGTCGAGAGCGTCGTGTTTCTGGCGAAGCAGTTCGAGCTCCTCCACCCGTACTTGGAGCACGTAGTCGACCAACCTCAGCGGATGATCTTGGACCACTTCAAGGAGTCGACCCTGGCCGCGGCGACCGACCTGAGGGCGCCGGTGTACATGTGTTCGGCATCGAGGGCGGTGGAAGCGAGCTCCACCCTCGTGGCGATGGCCCAGGTGCGGTGGAACGTGAAGGAGGTGGCGGTGGAGCACAGCCCCTACGTGGATACGGTCGTCCGGAAGATACAGGTGTTCGCGCTGCGCCTAGAGAACGTTGCCGCGCGAGTCTCGCTGAACGTACAAGTGATCAATTCCGTGTGGTCGATGGTCGCCAAGTTCATAGTTCACCTGCTGGTGGAGGGGTTCTCGAACGCGACGAAGTGTTCCAACGGCGGCAGGAGCCTGATGCAGCTCGACTACAGGCAGCTTTTCGTCAAGCTGGAGAAGATATCCCGGTTGAAGCCGGTGCCGTACCAGGATTACGTGGATCGGTACGTCAAGGCGTACTATTTGCCGCGAAACGAGTTGGAGGAGTTCGTCAAAACGCACACCGAGTACTCGAATAAACATCTGAAGGCGCTGGTCACCTGCGCATGCGAAAACAAGAGGGACAGGCAGGCGCTGATTGCCATCATTGAGAACAAGGAGGTTtcgtaa